A single Roseinatronobacter monicus DNA region contains:
- a CDS encoding 4'-phosphopantetheinyl transferase family protein, whose product MMLQRFAYSEFANPLFGDRVAMAWADPRAPMSRLIGDEVLAIEQEGAARAREFCAGRAAAHAAMEQLGHAPRPVLLGDGQGPVWPPGLTGSISHSSRDSLAVVSDDPEILALGLKIGPATALESSSWPEICTIREMHWLASLGPSQRGHFAMLMKCIKEAVYKAQFQITGTAITYHDTEVNIDLNTNFFEGAVLADLPFRGARKSFVGRFALLSDYFVAGVEWRD is encoded by the coding sequence ATGATGCTGCAACGATTCGCATACTCGGAATTTGCGAACCCGCTCTTTGGTGACAGGGTTGCAATGGCGTGGGCTGATCCGCGCGCGCCCATGTCACGCCTGATCGGGGATGAAGTTCTGGCGATCGAGCAGGAAGGGGCCGCGCGGGCGCGCGAATTTTGCGCCGGTCGTGCCGCTGCACATGCCGCGATGGAACAGCTTGGCCATGCGCCGCGCCCTGTGTTGCTGGGCGATGGGCAGGGGCCTGTCTGGCCGCCGGGGCTAACGGGGTCAATCTCGCATTCCAGCCGCGATTCATTGGCCGTCGTATCGGATGACCCCGAAATTCTGGCACTAGGGCTGAAGATCGGGCCTGCCACGGCGCTCGAATCGTCCAGTTGGCCCGAAATCTGCACGATCCGCGAAATGCACTGGCTTGCAAGCCTTGGGCCATCGCAACGCGGGCATTTTGCCATGCTGATGAAATGCATCAAGGAAGCGGTCTATAAGGCGCAGTTCCAGATCACCGGCACCGCAATCACCTATCACGACACCGAGGTGAACATTGATCTGAACACCAACTTCTTCGAGGGGGCGGTGCTTGCCGACCTGCCGTTCAGGGGTGCCCGAAAATCCTTTGTTGGTCGATTCGCGTTGTTGTCGGATTACTTCGTCGCCGGGGTCGAATGGCGGGACTAG
- a CDS encoding LolA family protein has product MSITRRSLLLSLPALALAAPAFGQAIPLSEISRYFNGFSNAQGDFTQINPDGSIATGRIFIRRPGRVRFEYDPPEQSLVMAGGGQVAIFDGRSNQGPNQYPLRQTPLNLILEQNVDFENRNMVVGHSHDGDTTSVVAQDPENPQYGSIRLVFSANPTELRQWVIRDDTGAETTVILGNMQFGGTLSARLFNISAEADARRR; this is encoded by the coding sequence ATGAGTATCACACGCCGTTCCCTTCTTTTGTCCTTGCCTGCGCTGGCGCTGGCTGCACCTGCTTTCGGGCAGGCAATCCCACTGTCCGAGATATCGCGTTATTTTAACGGTTTCTCGAACGCGCAGGGCGATTTCACCCAGATCAACCCGGATGGCAGCATTGCCACTGGCCGCATTTTCATCCGCCGCCCCGGTCGCGTGCGGTTTGAATATGACCCGCCAGAGCAGTCGCTGGTCATGGCAGGCGGCGGACAGGTCGCAATTTTCGATGGCCGGTCCAATCAAGGGCCAAACCAGTACCCGCTTCGGCAGACACCGCTGAACCTGATACTGGAACAGAATGTCGATTTTGAAAACCGGAACATGGTCGTAGGCCACTCGCATGACGGCGACACAACCAGTGTCGTTGCGCAAGACCCGGAGAATCCGCAATACGGCTCTATCCGGTTGGTGTTCTCGGCCAATCCGACCGAGTTGCGCCAATGGGTTATCCGCGACGATACGGGCGCTGAAACCACGGTAATCTTGGGCAATATGCAGTTTGGCGGCACCTTGTCCGCGCGGCTGTTCAATATTTCCGCCGAGGCTGACGCCCGCCGCCGCTGA
- a CDS encoding FAD-dependent oxidoreductase — protein MTKVFDTPLYPYARHPDQDAATPPRHKVVILGAGPVGLAAAIDLAQRGVAVVVLDENDRVSSGSRAICFAKRTLEILDRLGCGDVAVEKGVTWNKGRVFFDERDIFQFNLLPEEGHHRPAFINLQQYYLEQFLVERVQALAAEGKPIEIRGRNRVEAIGRHSDHVRLEIETPEGPYELQAEWLIACDGANSPTRRMMGLDFVGRVFEDNFLIADVVMKADFPTERWFWFDPPFNRGQSALLHRQPDNVWRIDLQLGWDIDREAEKQPDRVITRLKAMLGEDVEFELEWVSIYTFQCRRMAKFRHGRVIFAGDAAHQVSPFGARGANSGLQDTDNLCWKLALVLEGRASERLLDSYDWERVYGADENIMNSTRATEFITPKSEISRVFRNAVLDLAARHDFARPLVNSGRLSVPCMYDDGPLNTDDDADLPMRARPGAPLPDAPLGDDWLLGSLGSGFTLLAIDTPCSDTLRMAGLDVTVLRVCAQDNPDLAARYLGGHPGAVYLVRPDHHVAARWTRFNAAAVEGALRRSIATPQGGQNV, from the coding sequence ATGACCAAGGTTTTCGACACCCCGCTTTACCCCTATGCGCGCCACCCCGATCAGGACGCCGCCACACCGCCGCGCCACAAGGTCGTCATTCTGGGCGCGGGGCCTGTCGGGCTGGCGGCGGCAATTGATCTGGCGCAACGCGGCGTGGCGGTTGTGGTGCTGGATGAGAATGACCGCGTCAGTTCCGGCTCTCGCGCGATCTGCTTTGCCAAGCGCACGCTGGAAATTCTGGATCGTCTGGGGTGCGGCGATGTCGCGGTCGAGAAGGGTGTGACATGGAACAAGGGCCGGGTCTTTTTTGACGAGCGCGACATTTTTCAATTCAACCTGCTGCCCGAAGAGGGCCACCACCGCCCCGCCTTTATCAATCTGCAACAATACTATCTGGAACAGTTTCTGGTCGAACGCGTGCAGGCATTGGCGGCAGAAGGAAAGCCCATCGAGATACGCGGCCGCAACCGGGTCGAGGCGATTGGCCGCCATTCCGACCATGTCCGGCTAGAGATTGAAACCCCCGAAGGCCCTTATGAATTGCAAGCCGAGTGGCTGATTGCCTGCGATGGTGCCAATTCCCCCACGCGGCGCATGATGGGGCTGGATTTCGTTGGCCGCGTGTTCGAGGATAATTTCCTGATTGCCGATGTGGTCATGAAAGCCGATTTCCCGACCGAACGCTGGTTCTGGTTCGACCCCCCCTTCAATCGCGGCCAATCCGCCCTGCTGCACCGCCAGCCCGACAATGTCTGGCGGATTGACCTGCAACTGGGCTGGGACATTGACCGAGAGGCCGAAAAACAACCCGACCGCGTGATCACACGCCTGAAAGCGATGCTGGGCGAGGATGTGGAGTTCGAGCTGGAGTGGGTCTCGATCTATACATTCCAGTGCCGCCGTATGGCGAAGTTTCGCCATGGTCGCGTGATCTTTGCAGGCGATGCGGCGCATCAGGTGTCACCCTTTGGGGCGCGCGGGGCCAATTCCGGCCTTCAGGATACCGACAATCTGTGCTGGAAGCTGGCGCTGGTGCTGGAAGGGCGCGCGTCAGAGCGTTTGCTGGACAGCTATGATTGGGAACGCGTCTATGGCGCGGATGAAAACATCATGAATTCCACCCGCGCGACCGAATTCATCACCCCCAAATCCGAGATCAGCCGCGTGTTTCGCAATGCGGTGCTGGATCTGGCCGCGCGCCATGATTTTGCGCGCCCGCTGGTCAATTCAGGGCGCTTGTCAGTTCCGTGCATGTATGATGACGGCCCCCTGAACACGGATGATGACGCAGACCTGCCAATGCGCGCCAGACCCGGCGCACCCCTGCCTGACGCGCCGTTGGGCGATGATTGGTTGCTCGGCTCGCTTGGATCGGGCTTTACCCTGCTGGCCATTGATACACCCTGCTCCGATACGCTGCGCATGGCAGGGCTAGATGTCACAGTGCTGCGGGTTTGCGCGCAGGACAATCCCGATCTGGCCGCGCGCTATCTGGGCGGCCATCCCGGTGCCGTCTATTTGGTGCGCCCCGACCATCATGTCGCCGCGCGCTGGACCCGCTTTAACGCGGCCGCAGTCGAGGGTGCATTGCGGCGCAGCATTGCCACGCCACAAGGGGGTCAAAATGTCTGA
- the fahA gene encoding fumarylacetoacetase — translation MPLIRAWLDSANRPDGGFPLNNLPLGVFTANGAPRCGVAIGDQILDATGLEQAGLLELNATLVLDHPGWNKLMGLGPKAWAALRAQLTALLREGAPAQDRVAPFLHPIDGAQMHMPFTVAEFTDFYASRHHATNVGTMFRGAENALPPNWLHIPIGYNGRASSVVVSGTPVRRPWGQVKGPDDAQPRFAPSARFDLELELGAIVGQPSDGPVTVADADQMIFGYVLLNDWSARDIQAWEYQPLGPFQSKATATSVSPWIVMSAALAPFRTPTREVPLLPHLQERGPMLYDIALHVDLTPQDGQPVTIARTNYREMYYSSAQQLAHHTTSGCPMRVGDLLGSGTISGPTKDSRGSLLELSWGGKEPLQTGGITRSFLEDGDTITLHGGAQGDGYRIGFGTCAGTLLPALPDPYAR, via the coding sequence ATGCCTTTGATCCGCGCTTGGCTTGACAGTGCAAACCGGCCTGACGGGGGCTTTCCCCTGAACAACCTGCCCTTGGGCGTTTTCACGGCAAATGGCGCGCCCCGATGCGGTGTGGCGATTGGCGATCAGATCCTAGACGCAACCGGGCTTGAACAAGCCGGGTTGCTTGAGTTGAATGCCACCCTCGTGCTCGATCACCCCGGCTGGAACAAGCTGATGGGCCTTGGCCCAAAGGCATGGGCCGCACTGCGCGCACAGCTGACCGCGCTGCTGCGCGAAGGCGCGCCAGCGCAGGACCGCGTCGCCCCCTTCCTGCACCCGATCGACGGGGCGCAGATGCACATGCCCTTCACGGTTGCCGAATTTACCGATTTCTACGCAAGTCGCCACCATGCCACCAATGTCGGCACCATGTTTCGCGGGGCCGAAAACGCGCTCCCCCCGAACTGGCTGCATATTCCGATTGGCTATAATGGCCGCGCCTCTTCTGTGGTCGTGTCTGGCACGCCGGTCCGCCGCCCTTGGGGGCAAGTGAAAGGGCCGGATGACGCGCAGCCCCGCTTCGCCCCCTCTGCCCGCTTCGATCTGGAGCTGGAACTGGGCGCGATTGTCGGCCAACCCTCGGACGGGCCGGTCACGGTGGCCGATGCGGACCAGATGATCTTTGGCTATGTGCTGCTCAACGACTGGTCAGCGCGCGACATTCAGGCGTGGGAGTATCAGCCCCTTGGCCCGTTTCAGTCCAAGGCGACCGCCACCAGTGTCAGCCCGTGGATTGTCATGAGCGCAGCACTCGCCCCCTTTCGCACCCCCACGCGCGAAGTGCCGCTCTTGCCCCATCTGCAAGAGCGCGGCCCGATGCTTTATGACATCGCCCTGCATGTCGATCTGACGCCACAAGACGGCCAGCCCGTGACCATTGCACGCACCAATTACCGCGAGATGTATTATTCCAGCGCCCAACAACTCGCCCATCACACCACCAGCGGCTGCCCGATGCGCGTGGGCGACCTGCTCGGCTCTGGCACCATTTCCGGCCCTACCAAAGACAGCCGTGGCAGCCTGCTGGAACTTAGCTGGGGCGGCAAGGAACCGCTCCAGACCGGCGGCATCACCCGCAGTTTTCTGGAAGATGGCGACACGATCACCCTACATGGTGGCGCACAAGGCGATGGCTACCGCATCGGCTTTGGCACATGCGCAGGCACCCTCCTGCCCGCCCTGCCAGACCCCTACGCACGCTGA
- a CDS encoding LysR family transcriptional regulator: protein MDVKSLYTFIAVVDHGSFAQAAEALDLSASAISVQMRGLEADVDMRLFDRSRRPPVLTHEGRDFIERAREVIAIWEDLSHSLRRDSNAGKLRIGAVHTAVSTLLPAALRRLRESHPNLEMRLTTGLAHELDATLRAGLIDVALTTGTTEVATGFVFHTISAQRLVVLAHAGAKGADFRELLQHNPYVRFSRQARVGEMVERALEHNGIQVQTVMEVDTQDGVLALVAAGLGVSVVPEHPKLQNPQFRVMPLGDPPPLRLLGLMFDPTSPRRRFCDLLCEELRREAVDMGMSVPAAPES, encoded by the coding sequence ATGGATGTGAAGTCCCTGTATACGTTTATCGCGGTGGTCGATCACGGCAGCTTTGCGCAAGCCGCAGAGGCGTTGGACCTGTCAGCCTCGGCGATAAGTGTGCAGATGCGCGGGCTTGAGGCAGATGTGGATATGCGCCTGTTCGACCGCAGCCGCCGCCCGCCCGTGCTGACGCATGAGGGCCGCGATTTCATCGAGCGCGCCCGCGAAGTCATTGCCATATGGGAAGACCTGTCCCACAGCCTGCGCCGCGACAGCAACGCCGGCAAGCTGCGTATCGGCGCTGTGCATACGGCAGTGTCGACCCTATTGCCCGCAGCATTGCGGCGCTTGCGCGAAAGCCATCCCAATCTGGAAATGCGCCTGACAACGGGGCTTGCGCATGAACTGGACGCGACATTGCGCGCGGGCCTGATTGATGTGGCGCTGACCACAGGCACAACCGAAGTGGCCACCGGTTTCGTATTCCACACGATCAGCGCCCAACGTCTGGTCGTTCTGGCCCATGCCGGGGCCAAGGGCGCGGATTTTCGGGAATTGTTGCAGCATAATCCTTATGTCCGCTTTTCGCGTCAGGCGCGGGTCGGCGAGATGGTGGAGCGCGCGCTGGAACATAACGGCATTCAGGTTCAGACCGTCATGGAAGTGGACACGCAAGACGGGGTTCTGGCCTTGGTGGCGGCGGGTTTGGGGGTTTCGGTCGTGCCCGAGCATCCAAAGCTGCAAAACCCGCAATTCCGCGTCATGCCTTTGGGTGACCCGCCGCCGTTGCGACTGCTGGGCCTGATGTTCGACCCGACATCACCGCGCCGCAGGTTTTGCGACCTGCTTTGTGAGGAATTGCGCCGCGAAGCAGTGGATATGGGCATGTCTGTGCCAGCAGCACCTGAGAGTTAA
- a CDS encoding sulfite exporter TauE/SafE family protein: MNFLTTITPADAALVAAVFVLGGMVKGALGFGLPLTTMAILPFFVPVDAALAVNVVVLFLTNIAQFLQMGQMRETATRFAPVLWGIVIGVPLGTAMVSAFSDDVLLLALGAVVVTFSVLSLSAVNLGIRASQERPAGWIAGILGGIVGALTTVGGPLFVMYLVGLRVERREFLSALSLFFILSAVLVSGAFLLVGLFTPERLFLAAVALPAAIGGMWLGNRMVAYVPAHRFRVLVLVVLGCLGVNLLWRGFSGG; this comes from the coding sequence ATGAATTTTCTGACGACGATTACCCCTGCGGATGCAGCGCTTGTTGCAGCAGTCTTTGTCCTTGGGGGGATGGTCAAGGGCGCGTTGGGGTTTGGCCTGCCACTGACGACAATGGCGATCCTGCCCTTCTTTGTGCCGGTCGACGCGGCGCTGGCAGTGAATGTGGTGGTCTTGTTCCTGACCAATATCGCGCAATTCCTGCAAATGGGGCAGATGCGCGAGACGGCCACGCGCTTTGCGCCAGTGCTGTGGGGGATCGTGATCGGGGTGCCGCTGGGCACAGCGATGGTGTCAGCCTTTTCGGATGATGTCTTGTTGCTGGCACTCGGAGCGGTTGTGGTGACCTTCTCGGTGCTGTCACTCAGCGCGGTCAATCTTGGGATCAGAGCGTCGCAGGAACGCCCTGCGGGCTGGATCGCGGGCATTCTGGGCGGGATCGTGGGGGCGCTGACAACTGTGGGCGGCCCTTTATTCGTGATGTATCTGGTCGGGTTACGGGTCGAGCGGCGCGAATTTCTGTCAGCGCTCAGCCTGTTTTTCATTTTGTCGGCGGTTTTGGTGTCGGGGGCGTTTCTGCTGGTTGGCCTTTTTACACCTGAGCGGCTGTTTTTGGCCGCCGTCGCACTACCTGCGGCAATCGGGGGCATGTGGCTGGGCAATCGCATGGTGGCCTATGTGCCGGCGCACCGGTTCCGGGTATTGGTGCTGGTGGTGCTGGGCTGTCTTGGGGTAAACCTGCTGTGGCGCGGGTTCAGTGGCGGGTAA
- a CDS encoding MBL fold metallo-hydrolase, with the protein MAKAFASQGDMTEKKTSFTEIGRGLYAFTAEGDPNSGVIIGDDSVMVIEAQATPRLAQKVIDCIRTVTDKPISHLALTHYHAVRVLGASAYDAPQILMSDAARAMVVERGQEDWDSEFQRFPRLFQGHESIPGLTWPTTTFRNRMSVYLGNRRVDLMHLGRAHTAGDISIHVPDENVMFTGDIVEYHSACYCGDGHFNDWGNTLDAIKGYGVDAIAPGRGDALMGRDMVDTAIENTRDFVASTYAPAAKVAARGGSLKDAWNAVRAECDPKFADYAIYEHCLPFNVARAYDEARGIDTPRIWTAARDLEMWQALQD; encoded by the coding sequence ATGGCCAAAGCTTTTGCCTCTCAAGGCGATATGACCGAGAAGAAGACCAGCTTCACCGAAATCGGGCGCGGGCTGTATGCCTTCACCGCCGAAGGTGATCCAAATTCCGGCGTTATCATCGGCGATGACAGCGTCATGGTGATTGAGGCGCAGGCCACACCGCGCCTTGCGCAAAAGGTGATTGACTGCATTCGCACCGTCACCGACAAGCCGATCAGCCATCTGGCGCTGACCCATTATCACGCGGTGCGTGTGCTGGGCGCGTCCGCCTATGACGCCCCGCAAATCCTGATGTCTGACGCTGCGCGCGCGATGGTCGTGGAACGCGGGCAAGAAGACTGGGACAGCGAATTCCAGCGCTTTCCTCGCCTGTTTCAGGGGCATGAGAGCATTCCGGGCCTGACATGGCCCACCACCACCTTTCGAAACCGGATGAGCGTCTATCTGGGCAATCGCCGCGTGGACCTGATGCATCTGGGCCGCGCACATACGGCGGGCGATATCTCCATCCATGTGCCGGATGAAAATGTCATGTTTACAGGCGATATCGTCGAGTATCATTCCGCCTGCTATTGCGGCGACGGGCATTTCAACGACTGGGGTAATACGCTTGACGCGATCAAGGGTTATGGCGTGGATGCCATTGCACCGGGGCGCGGTGACGCACTGATGGGCCGCGACATGGTCGATACAGCCATCGAGAACACGCGCGATTTTGTCGCCTCGACCTATGCGCCTGCTGCGAAAGTGGCCGCGCGGGGCGGCAGTCTGAAAGACGCATGGAACGCTGTGCGCGCCGAATGTGACCCGAAATTCGCGGATTATGCGATTTACGAGCATTGCCTGCCCTTCAATGTCGCGCGCGCCTATGACGAAGCGCGCGGCATCGACACCCCCCGCATCTGGACCGCCGCGCGCGATCTGGAGATGTGGCAAGCACTTCAGGACTGA
- a CDS encoding DUF2783 domain-containing protein has product MSDLNLHRNLQDPDGFYANLMAVHDGLSKAESDALNARLILILANHIGDEAVLARALIEAADLSHQPE; this is encoded by the coding sequence ATGTCTGATCTGAACCTGCACCGCAATCTGCAAGACCCGGATGGGTTCTATGCCAATCTGATGGCCGTGCATGATGGGCTTTCCAAAGCTGAAAGCGATGCCTTGAACGCGCGGCTGATCCTGATTCTTGCCAATCATATCGGTGATGAAGCTGTACTTGCACGCGCGCTAATTGAAGCTGCGGACCTGTCGCACCAGCCGGAGTGA
- the maiA gene encoding maleylacetoacetate isomerase: MIRLYDYWRSSSSYRVRIGLNLLGLAYERVQVDLGTNEQAAVENLARNPQGIVPTLEIDSHQLTQSLAILEYLDEVYAAGWLPDPALARARVRALAMAVAMEIQPVCNLRVAQEAVAASGGTHALEGWMRDHIGPGLAAVEKMLDHPQTGRFCHGNTVSLADICLLPQVYNARRWGVDMAPLPRIRAVEKAMLALDAVQAAHPDTLAP; the protein is encoded by the coding sequence ATGATCCGGCTATATGACTATTGGCGGTCATCCTCATCATACCGCGTGCGGATCGGGCTGAACCTGCTGGGGCTGGCATATGAGCGCGTGCAGGTTGATCTGGGCACCAACGAGCAGGCCGCAGTTGAAAATCTAGCCCGCAACCCGCAAGGCATTGTTCCCACACTGGAAATTGACAGCCACCAACTGACGCAATCGCTGGCGATACTGGAATATCTGGATGAGGTATATGCCGCCGGATGGCTGCCTGACCCCGCGCTGGCCCGTGCGCGGGTTCGGGCCTTGGCGATGGCCGTTGCGATGGAGATACAACCGGTCTGCAATCTGCGCGTCGCCCAAGAGGCCGTTGCCGCCTCAGGTGGCACCCATGCGCTGGAAGGCTGGATGCGCGACCATATCGGCCCCGGATTGGCCGCAGTTGAAAAGATGCTGGACCATCCGCAGACTGGCCGGTTCTGTCATGGAAACACGGTGTCGCTGGCGGATATTTGTCTGCTGCCGCAGGTCTATAACGCGCGGCGCTGGGGGGTGGACATGGCGCCACTGCCCCGAATACGCGCGGTTGAGAAGGCGATGCTCGCGCTGGACGCAGTACAGGCGGCCCACCCTGACACTTTGGCCCCCTGA
- a CDS encoding DUF2383 domain-containing protein codes for MPTPIETFSTLYTTVIDAVKGYDDAAEIAKRDQVGTLCAELKRTHMTHAHDIAGLLLERGERPDADGSYMSVVHKIVLNARFMITADEESLLPGLRDGEKRLLETYDDTLREVEIAKDAFKAAEIKLLKDQRQAVLGNLGKIDAQMQAAA; via the coding sequence ATGCCCACCCCGATTGAAACATTCTCGACCCTTTACACGACTGTTATTGATGCCGTGAAAGGCTATGACGACGCCGCAGAAATTGCCAAACGCGATCAGGTTGGCACATTGTGCGCCGAGCTGAAGCGCACGCATATGACTCATGCGCATGACATTGCTGGCCTTTTGCTGGAGCGCGGAGAGCGGCCAGATGCCGACGGATCTTATATGAGTGTCGTGCACAAGATCGTGCTGAACGCACGGTTCATGATTACGGCGGATGAAGAAAGCCTGTTGCCCGGCCTGCGCGACGGCGAAAAGCGCCTGCTTGAAACCTATGACGACACGTTGCGCGAGGTTGAGATTGCGAAAGATGCCTTCAAGGCTGCCGAAATAAAGCTGCTGAAAGACCAGCGCCAGGCGGTTCTGGGCAATCTTGGCAAGATTGATGCACAGATGCAGGCAGCGGCCTGA
- the hmgA gene encoding homogentisate 1,2-dioxygenase gives MTRHDLPQGMVRAPSHTGPNEGYMPGFGNDFETEALPDALPQGMNSPQKCNYGLYGEQLSGTAFTAPSHQNERTWCYRIRPSVKHSGRYAKLELPYWKSAPCIDPDVISLGQYRWNPVPHGDQALTWLTGMRTMTTAGDVNTQVGMATHIYLVTTSMVDEYFYSADSEVLIVPQEGRLRFCTELGVIDLEPMEIAIIPRGLVYRVEVLDGPCRGFVCENYGQKFELPGRGPIGANCMANRRDFKTPVAAFEDRETPSTLTIKWCGQFHHCEIGHSPLDVVAWHGNYAPVKYDLRTYCPVGAILFDHPDPSIFTVLTAPSGVPGTANIDFVLFRERWMVAENTFRPPWYHKNIMSELMGNIYGQYDAKPQGFVPGGMSLHNMMLPHGPDKTAFEGASNADLKAEKLDNTMSFMFETRFPQHLTPFAANEAPLQDDYIDCWDSLEKKFDGTPGVK, from the coding sequence ATGACACGCCATGATCTGCCGCAGGGGATGGTCCGCGCGCCATCGCATACCGGCCCAAACGAAGGGTATATGCCCGGTTTCGGCAATGACTTTGAGACGGAGGCCCTGCCTGACGCCTTGCCCCAAGGTATGAACAGCCCGCAGAAATGCAATTATGGCCTGTATGGCGAGCAACTCTCTGGCACGGCTTTTACCGCGCCCAGCCACCAGAACGAGCGCACATGGTGCTACCGCATCCGCCCCTCGGTCAAGCATTCGGGGCGCTATGCGAAGCTTGAACTGCCCTATTGGAAATCCGCGCCCTGCATTGACCCCGATGTCATCAGCCTTGGCCAGTATCGCTGGAACCCTGTGCCGCATGGCGACCAAGCGCTGACATGGCTGACCGGTATGCGCACCATGACCACGGCGGGTGATGTGAACACACAGGTGGGCATGGCGACCCATATCTATCTGGTCACCACATCGATGGTGGATGAATACTTCTACTCTGCCGACAGCGAAGTGCTGATCGTCCCGCAAGAGGGGCGTTTGCGCTTTTGCACCGAACTGGGTGTGATTGATCTGGAGCCGATGGAAATCGCCATCATCCCGCGCGGGCTGGTCTACCGGGTCGAGGTTCTGGATGGCCCCTGCCGCGGGTTTGTCTGCGAGAATTACGGCCAGAAATTCGAATTGCCGGGCCGTGGGCCGATTGGCGCGAATTGCATGGCGAACCGGCGTGATTTCAAAACACCTGTGGCCGCGTTTGAAGACCGCGAAACACCGTCCACCCTGACGATCAAATGGTGCGGCCAGTTTCATCACTGCGAGATCGGGCATTCACCGCTGGATGTGGTCGCATGGCACGGCAATTACGCGCCGGTAAAATACGACCTGCGCACTTATTGCCCGGTGGGGGCGATCCTGTTCGACCACCCGGACCCGTCAATCTTTACAGTTCTGACAGCCCCATCCGGCGTGCCGGGCACGGCGAATATCGACTTTGTGCTGTTCCGCGAACGCTGGATGGTGGCCGAAAACACCTTCCGCCCGCCGTGGTATCACAAGAACATCATGTCCGAGTTGATGGGCAATATTTACGGCCAGTATGACGCCAAGCCGCAAGGCTTTGTTCCCGGCGGCATGTCGCTGCACAATATGATGCTGCCACACGGGCCGGACAAAACCGCCTTCGAGGGCGCGTCAAATGCCGATCTGAAGGCTGAAAAACTGGACAATACCATGTCGTTCATGTTCGAGACGCGCTTCCCGCAGCATTTGACACCATTTGCCGCGAATGAGGCACCGCTTCAGGATGATTACATCGACTGCTGGGACAGCCTTGAGAAGAAATTTGACGGCACACCGGGGGTCAAGTGA